In Archangium violaceum, the following are encoded in one genomic region:
- a CDS encoding helix-turn-helix transcriptional regulator yields the protein MLQTSARLLKVLSLLQSRRFWGGGDLARELGVTERSVRRDVDRLRSLGYPVHAAAGVGGGYQLGAGKELPPLPLEDEEAVAVAVGLRVAATGPVKGLEDAAVRALGKLEQVLPKRLRRRVNALQAVSVRLGDAGPTVDAEALAVIANACRDSELLRFDYSSREGSGSTRSVEPYRLVHTSYRWYLLAYDLDREGWRTFRVDRIGPKPRTGRSFKARPLPSEDVAAYVSQAVSTDAYRFRARVTVHAPARVVSERLSGVAGRIEELDAERCRVHAGADSLEALAFHLGWLGLEFEVHEPKELIEHLRRLSERLARAAQRTESGA from the coding sequence GTGCTCCAGACGTCCGCTCGGCTGCTGAAGGTCCTGTCCCTGTTGCAGTCCCGCCGCTTCTGGGGAGGCGGCGACCTGGCGCGCGAGCTCGGGGTGACCGAGCGCAGCGTCCGCCGGGACGTGGACCGGCTCCGGAGCCTCGGGTACCCGGTGCATGCGGCCGCTGGCGTTGGCGGCGGATATCAGCTGGGCGCCGGGAAGGAGCTGCCCCCGCTTCCGTTGGAAGACGAGGAGGCGGTGGCCGTCGCCGTGGGGTTGCGCGTGGCGGCGACCGGGCCGGTGAAGGGGTTGGAGGATGCGGCGGTGCGGGCGCTCGGAAAGCTGGAGCAGGTGCTACCGAAGAGGCTCCGGCGCAGGGTGAACGCCCTGCAGGCCGTGAGCGTGCGGCTCGGCGACGCGGGGCCCACGGTCGACGCGGAGGCGCTGGCGGTGATCGCCAATGCGTGCCGCGACTCCGAGCTCCTGCGGTTCGACTACAGCAGCCGCGAGGGCTCGGGGAGCACGCGTTCCGTCGAGCCCTACCGCCTCGTGCACACCAGCTACCGTTGGTACCTCCTCGCCTATGATCTCGACCGGGAAGGGTGGCGGACCTTCCGCGTCGACCGCATCGGTCCGAAGCCGAGAACCGGGCGTTCCTTCAAGGCCCGCCCGTTGCCCTCCGAGGACGTGGCCGCCTACGTCTCGCAGGCGGTCTCGACGGATGCGTACCGGTTCCGCGCGCGTGTGACGGTGCATGCCCCCGCTCGCGTCGTCTCCGAGCGGTTGTCCGGCGTGGCTGGACGCATCGAGGAGCTGGATGCGGAGCGCTGTCGGGTCCACGCTGGCGCCGACAGCCTCGAGGCGCTCGCGTTCCATCTCGGGTGGCTGGGGCTCGAGTTCGAGGTGCATGAACCCAAGGAGCTCATCGAGCACCTTCGCCGCCTGTCCGAGCGGCTCGCCCGGGCCGCCCAGCGGACGGAGAGTGGGGCGTAG
- a CDS encoding GFA family protein produces the protein MSHSSSSKTPISPGLRTYKGSCQCGAVRFEVDFDPSQGTTRCNCTVCTKTAWWGINVKPAAFRLLSGREVLGDYSRSEASHARFCKVCGIRAFGHGHIPEMGGDYYGVNANCLDGADLSGIQVTYLDGLHDTWAQLAVAPYVDPISAAMRS, from the coding sequence ATGAGCCACTCCTCCTCCTCGAAGACCCCGATCTCCCCTGGCCTCCGGACGTACAAGGGCAGCTGCCAGTGCGGCGCCGTGCGCTTCGAAGTGGACTTCGACCCGAGCCAGGGGACGACCCGGTGCAATTGCACCGTCTGCACCAAGACCGCGTGGTGGGGCATCAACGTGAAGCCGGCGGCCTTCCGTCTCCTCTCTGGCCGGGAGGTCCTGGGCGACTACTCGAGGTCCGAGGCCTCCCATGCCCGGTTCTGCAAGGTGTGCGGAATCCGCGCGTTCGGGCACGGGCACATCCCGGAGATGGGTGGGGATTACTACGGCGTGAACGCGAACTGCCTGGATGGCGCCGACCTCTCCGGCATCCAGGTCACGTACCTCGACGGGCTCCACGACACCTGGGCGCAGCTCGCCGTCGCGCCGTATGTGGACCCGATCTCCGCCGCGATGCGTTCCTGA
- a CDS encoding serine/threonine-protein kinase, which yields MDGLTALLMTPCLDENELLEWEQGRLSADAVARLEAHLDGCEACCAVVAGLREEGALSAEGLEPLAPLGSGGTPGPGARVGRYVLLRRVGEGGMGVVFAAYDPDLDREVALKLLKPGAVADAEARGRLVREAQALARLSHPNVVIVHDVGQDDDTVFLAMELVRGRTLRHWLEEAPRPWREVLSRFLLAGQGLAAAHAVGLVHRDFKPDNVLLGDDGQVRVTDFGLARAVPAPLTPPEAGAGEGPTRRAPARGDDTLSGVRLGTPAYMSPEQWRGQRADARSDQFSFCVALYEALFGQRPFAGDTAGERVQASSEGRVTPPPRGSRVSGAVRDAVLRGLAAEPASRHPSLDALLSRLESGARAHRWRWAAAALATGVAASVAAGFGLAGGDAARVCTGFEARLEGTWDAARRARLEQRFRQGAPPVPGDAFESTTRALDAYAQALVAQERQSCEDTRVRQAQSERLMDLRAACLDGRRQALLVLVEMLEGGERETLTRASEAARQLPSLAACADRDALARVDPLPDAPEARRELAALRRELDGLRVQGSAGFHERALPRLEEVVVALRGLGHRPTLAWALLLLGELRGTAGSFAAAREVLEEAVRVAEAGHDDETAARAWNRLLYTEVQGMGLEKEAQRTARMAQAALERLGPEASLEVAAELHRVRSSLSYRQGEYARALTEATEALSLLERARGPQDVALADVLAGMGQALNALGRYAEAERHYARALALVEAVYGHEHPLCAAHLSNVATALRLQGKVAEAVARYGEALALAERLLGAEHSSTSVIRVNLGDALSRQGQLAEALPHYERALASLRKGGDGEQLRLANVLLSLGSARADLGQLARAEADYREALALQEAQLGPRHPDVALSRNNLGWVAMDAGRLLDARAHFEAARELWEATLGPGHPKVASALYNLGHVELRLRRVPTALLHLRRALEVREKSLGAEHPRVAQTLALLGEALVEGGQLREAREPLERAVALSTRVELAPHDLARARFALARVLWQSQGERSRALSLAREAQEAYARSAPAYAPRAREVRSWLSAHGPS from the coding sequence TTGGACGGCCTCACGGCCCTTCTCATGACTCCGTGTCTTGACGAGAACGAGCTGCTGGAGTGGGAGCAGGGGCGCCTGTCCGCGGATGCCGTGGCCCGGCTGGAGGCCCACCTGGATGGGTGCGAGGCCTGCTGCGCGGTGGTGGCGGGACTCAGGGAGGAAGGGGCCTTGTCCGCGGAGGGCCTGGAGCCCCTGGCGCCGCTCGGGTCGGGCGGTACTCCGGGGCCCGGGGCTCGCGTGGGGCGCTACGTGCTGCTGCGCCGCGTGGGCGAGGGGGGCATGGGGGTCGTCTTCGCCGCGTATGACCCGGACCTGGACCGGGAGGTGGCGCTCAAGCTGCTCAAGCCCGGGGCGGTGGCGGACGCGGAGGCGCGCGGGCGGCTGGTGCGCGAGGCCCAGGCGCTGGCCCGGCTGTCCCACCCGAACGTCGTCATCGTGCATGACGTGGGCCAGGACGACGACACCGTCTTCCTCGCCATGGAGCTGGTGCGGGGGCGGACGCTGCGCCACTGGCTGGAGGAGGCGCCGCGGCCGTGGCGCGAGGTGCTCTCGCGCTTCCTCCTGGCGGGCCAGGGGCTGGCCGCCGCGCACGCGGTGGGACTGGTGCACCGCGACTTCAAGCCGGACAACGTGCTGCTGGGGGACGACGGCCAGGTGCGCGTCACCGACTTCGGTCTCGCTCGCGCGGTGCCCGCACCCCTGACTCCACCGGAGGCGGGGGCAGGGGAGGGCCCCACCCGGCGGGCACCGGCGCGGGGAGACGACACCCTCTCCGGCGTCCGGCTGGGCACACCCGCGTACATGTCCCCGGAGCAGTGGCGCGGCCAGCGCGCGGACGCGCGCAGCGACCAGTTCAGCTTCTGTGTCGCGCTGTACGAGGCCCTCTTCGGCCAGCGGCCCTTCGCGGGTGACACGGCGGGGGAGCGAGTCCAGGCCTCAAGCGAGGGGAGGGTGACGCCGCCTCCCCGTGGCTCGCGCGTGTCTGGTGCCGTGCGCGACGCCGTGCTGCGGGGCCTGGCCGCCGAGCCGGCCTCGCGCCACCCTTCCCTGGACGCGCTCCTCTCCCGGCTCGAGTCCGGCGCGCGCGCGCACCGCTGGCGCTGGGCGGCGGCGGCGCTGGCCACGGGGGTGGCGGCCAGCGTCGCCGCGGGCTTCGGCCTGGCAGGGGGTGACGCCGCGCGGGTGTGCACCGGCTTCGAGGCCCGGTTGGAGGGCACCTGGGACGCGGCGCGCCGGGCCCGGCTGGAGCAGCGCTTCCGTCAGGGGGCGCCTCCGGTGCCCGGGGACGCCTTCGAGTCCACCACGCGGGCGCTGGACGCCTACGCCCAGGCGCTGGTGGCCCAGGAGCGGCAGTCCTGCGAGGACACGCGCGTGCGGCAGGCGCAGTCCGAGCGGCTGATGGACCTGCGCGCCGCGTGCCTGGATGGCCGGCGCCAGGCGTTGCTCGTCCTGGTGGAGATGCTGGAGGGGGGCGAGCGGGAGACGCTCACGAGGGCGTCCGAGGCCGCGCGGCAGCTCCCCTCCCTGGCAGCGTGCGCGGACCGGGACGCGCTCGCCCGCGTGGACCCGCTGCCGGATGCCCCGGAGGCCCGGCGGGAGCTGGCGGCGCTGCGCCGGGAGCTGGACGGGCTGCGCGTGCAGGGCTCGGCCGGGTTCCATGAGCGTGCGCTGCCCCGGCTGGAAGAGGTGGTGGTGGCACTGCGGGGGCTGGGACACCGACCCACGCTGGCTTGGGCCCTGTTGTTGTTGGGCGAGCTGCGGGGCACCGCCGGGAGCTTCGCCGCGGCGCGCGAGGTGCTGGAGGAGGCGGTGCGCGTGGCGGAGGCCGGGCACGACGACGAGACGGCCGCGCGCGCGTGGAACCGCCTCCTTTATACGGAAGTCCAGGGCATGGGCCTGGAGAAGGAGGCCCAGCGCACCGCGCGCATGGCGCAGGCGGCCCTGGAGCGACTGGGGCCCGAGGCTTCCCTGGAGGTGGCCGCGGAGCTGCACCGCGTCCGCAGCAGCCTCAGCTACCGGCAGGGCGAGTACGCGCGCGCTCTCACGGAAGCCACCGAGGCCCTGTCCCTGCTGGAGCGGGCGCGCGGGCCCCAGGACGTGGCGCTCGCCGATGTCCTGGCCGGCATGGGCCAGGCCCTCAACGCGCTGGGGCGTTACGCGGAGGCGGAGCGGCACTATGCGCGTGCCCTGGCGCTGGTGGAGGCGGTGTACGGCCACGAGCATCCGCTATGCGCGGCGCACCTCAGCAACGTGGCCACCGCGCTGCGGCTCCAGGGGAAGGTGGCCGAGGCGGTGGCACGCTACGGCGAGGCGCTCGCGCTGGCCGAGCGCCTCCTCGGGGCGGAGCACTCCAGCACCAGCGTGATCCGGGTGAACCTGGGCGACGCGCTCTCGCGGCAGGGCCAGCTGGCGGAGGCGCTGCCGCACTACGAGCGCGCCCTGGCCAGTCTGCGCAAGGGAGGGGACGGCGAGCAGCTGCGGCTGGCCAACGTGTTGCTGAGCCTGGGCAGTGCACGGGCGGACCTGGGACAGCTCGCGCGGGCGGAGGCGGACTACCGCGAGGCGCTGGCGCTTCAGGAGGCGCAGCTCGGCCCCCGGCACCCGGACGTGGCCCTGTCGCGCAACAACCTGGGCTGGGTGGCGATGGACGCGGGCCGCCTGCTCGACGCACGCGCCCACTTCGAGGCGGCGCGCGAGCTGTGGGAGGCCACGCTCGGCCCCGGACACCCGAAGGTGGCCAGCGCGCTGTACAACCTGGGACACGTGGAGCTGCGCCTGCGCAGGGTACCTACGGCGCTCCTCCACCTGCGGCGGGCGCTGGAGGTGCGCGAGAAGTCGCTCGGGGCGGAGCACCCCCGGGTGGCGCAGACGCTCGCGTTGCTGGGTGAGGCGCTGGTGGAGGGAGGCCAGCTGCGCGAGGCCCGCGAGCCGCTGGAGCGGGCGGTGGCGCTCTCCACGCGGGTGGAGCTGGCCCCGCACGACCTGGCCCGGGCGCGCTTCGCGCTCGCCCGCGTCCTCTGGCAGTCGCAGGGGGAGCGGTCCCGGGCGCTCTCCCTGGCGCGGGAGGCCCAGGAGGCCTACGCACGGAGCGCGCCCGCCTACGCGCCCCGAGCACGCGAGGTGCGGTCCTGGCTGTCCGCCCATGGCCCCTCCTGA
- a CDS encoding DeoR/GlpR family DNA-binding transcription regulator: MLKEERHQRILEILGTEGRLVAGELSELLGVSGYTIRRDLDELAEAQLLRRVHGGAVARSPVASTYEERQQQGVPGKIATARAAATLLQPGQVVILDGGTTALHLVDAIPPDHTGTFITHCPAVASALARHPGIEVVLVGGTLDRRAMVAVGANVIDTYRRITADVCFLGIWSLNATSGISGPYYEEVEVRRVLLDCADRIVGLASREKLGTVAPFSVGPATGLTHLATEPGVPEELLRPFVELGIHIVQSGRRPLKPSPSR; this comes from the coding sequence ATGCTGAAGGAAGAGCGCCATCAGCGGATCCTCGAGATTCTCGGCACCGAGGGCCGCCTCGTCGCAGGGGAGCTGAGCGAGCTGCTCGGGGTGTCGGGCTACACCATCCGCAGGGATCTGGACGAGCTCGCCGAGGCCCAGCTCCTGCGCCGGGTCCATGGAGGGGCGGTCGCGCGCTCTCCGGTGGCATCCACGTACGAGGAGCGCCAGCAGCAGGGCGTGCCAGGGAAGATCGCCACGGCGCGCGCCGCCGCGACGCTGCTCCAGCCAGGACAGGTCGTCATCCTCGACGGCGGGACGACGGCCCTGCACCTGGTGGACGCCATTCCGCCGGATCACACCGGGACGTTCATCACCCATTGCCCGGCGGTGGCCTCGGCGCTGGCCCGTCACCCGGGCATCGAGGTCGTCCTGGTGGGAGGCACGTTGGATCGGCGGGCCATGGTGGCGGTCGGAGCCAACGTCATCGACACCTACCGGCGCATCACCGCCGACGTGTGCTTCCTGGGCATCTGGAGTCTCAACGCCACCAGTGGCATCAGCGGTCCCTACTACGAGGAAGTGGAGGTCCGCCGCGTGCTGCTCGACTGCGCGGATCGCATCGTCGGCCTCGCCTCTCGCGAGAAGCTCGGCACCGTGGCGCCCTTCTCCGTTGGACCGGCCACCGGACTGACGCATCTGGCGACCGAGCCGGGCGTCCCCGAGGAGCTGCTCCGGCCCTTCGTCGAGCTCGGCATCCACATCGTCCAGAGTGGACGCCGGCCTCTCAAGCCCTCCCCATCGCGATAG
- a CDS encoding pectate lyase has translation MPTYKTLRTPALLLAMGVFGTGCLLDGGMTEEELLGEETGALETISTTIPTPSNGSGEIRTSTTRLKNAANGGSDVYDFANKKIGVNNTVACDKEGQKTVFEVEDGVTVKNLIIAGGLSAGNGIVCLGNCTLDHVYWEDICEDAATNTKDGATMTLDHVIALHASDKVFQHNAKGNSKTIIKNSYISDFGKLWRSCGDCTNNGGPRNLVVDNVKVEGIKSALAGANQNYGDTVTITNLFVKGGYNASKDKPKICTEFIGVTNHQGESQKVNGGASQWSTATCRVRVTDVQSW, from the coding sequence ATGCCCACCTATAAGACCCTGCGTACCCCTGCCCTGCTGCTCGCCATGGGTGTCTTCGGAACCGGGTGCCTCCTGGACGGAGGGATGACGGAAGAAGAGCTCCTGGGCGAGGAGACCGGCGCGCTGGAGACCATCTCGACCACGATCCCGACGCCGAGCAATGGCTCCGGTGAGATCAGGACCAGCACGACGCGGTTGAAGAACGCCGCCAACGGCGGCTCGGACGTCTACGATTTCGCCAACAAGAAGATCGGCGTGAACAACACCGTTGCATGTGACAAGGAGGGTCAGAAGACGGTGTTCGAGGTCGAGGACGGCGTCACCGTCAAGAACCTCATCATCGCGGGCGGCCTCTCCGCCGGCAATGGCATCGTCTGCCTGGGCAACTGCACGCTCGACCACGTCTACTGGGAGGACATCTGCGAGGACGCGGCGACGAATACCAAGGACGGAGCGACGATGACGCTCGACCACGTGATCGCCCTGCACGCCAGTGACAAGGTGTTCCAGCACAACGCCAAGGGCAACTCCAAGACCATCATCAAGAATTCCTACATCAGCGATTTCGGGAAGCTCTGGCGCTCCTGCGGCGACTGCACGAACAACGGCGGCCCCCGCAACCTCGTCGTGGACAACGTCAAGGTGGAGGGCATCAAGTCGGCCCTCGCGGGCGCGAACCAGAACTACGGGGACACGGTCACGATCACCAACCTGTTCGTCAAGGGCGGCTACAACGCCTCGAAGGACAAGCCGAAGATCTGCACGGAGTTCATCGGCGTCACCAATCACCAAGGCGAGTCGCAGAAGGTCAACGGCGGCGCGAGCCAGTGGAGCACCGCGACCTGCCGCGTGCGCGTGACCGACGTGCAGAGCTGGTGA
- a CDS encoding X2-like carbohydrate binding domain-containing protein, which yields MVSAILLGMASKAQAAPGAAYTWRSVVTGGGGGFIPGIVFNTKEKDLIYARTDIGGAYRWDAATSSWIPLSDSTGWVDWNKNGVDALATDPVEPNRVYMATGTYTNDWDTNGQIMRSTNKGDTWQVTPLPFKVGGNMPGRSMGERLVIDPNKNNILFFGARSGNGLWKSTDYGATWSKVTSFPNPGTYVQDPTNSYGNDIVGLAWITFDPRTGAAGSATQTLYVGVADKENNVFRSTDGGATWEAVPGQPVGYLPHHGELSSNGSLYISYSDGVGPYDGAKGDVWRLDTATGLWTNISPIPSSSSDNYFGYGGLAVDARNPNTIMVATLNSWWPDAIIFRSRDGGASWTRIWDWDGYPSRKLRYTHDISGAPWLTMGIEPIPPTPSPKLGWMMGDLEIDPFNSDRMMYGTGATLYGTNNLTAWDVGGLVKISVMARGIEETAVMELISPPSGAPLISALGDISGFRHDDLTTPPSKTMSVPQWSTTYGIDYAELNPGFMVRVGMADYASDANARSVGLSHDGGANWYKASSEPTGTKGGGTVAVSADGNSIVWSTSDVGVYYSKSGGNGWTASAGIPAGAKLASDRVNPSRFYAYSAGRFYVSTNGGATFTQTAAAGLPSSGAASLKAVPGREGDVWFAGGNENPGPYGLWHSTDSGATFTKLANVQEADGIGFGKAAPGQSYMALYVIARIDGVRGFFRSDDAGASWIRINDDQHQYARVTTITGDPRVYGRVYVGTNGRGIVYGEPVGSGPVNQSTINPTSASFDKKTDKQADIPVVMTLNGNTLSSIKNGTAILVAGTDYTLSGSTVTLSKRYLANQPVGTTNLTFNFSAGTAPVLAITVIDTTSTGSGSLKVQMFNGSTAASLNTINPRFKLVNTGTSPVALSQVKIRYYYTIDGERAQSFFCDWSQVGGSNVTGTFVKMPTPAPDADHYLEIGFTSGAGSLAAGQGIDLQVRFAKSDWSNYTQVGDYSFAPTGTTYSDWMRAPGYISGGLQWGIEP from the coding sequence GTGGTCAGCGCGATCCTGCTGGGGATGGCGTCCAAGGCGCAGGCGGCGCCAGGGGCCGCATACACCTGGCGTAGCGTCGTCACGGGTGGTGGTGGTGGGTTCATCCCGGGAATCGTCTTCAATACCAAAGAGAAGGATCTGATCTACGCCCGCACCGATATTGGCGGCGCGTACCGGTGGGATGCCGCGACCTCCAGTTGGATTCCTCTCTCCGACTCGACGGGCTGGGTGGATTGGAACAAGAACGGTGTGGATGCCCTGGCGACCGACCCGGTCGAGCCGAACCGCGTCTACATGGCGACCGGCACCTATACGAATGACTGGGATACGAACGGCCAGATCATGCGGTCGACCAACAAGGGCGATACGTGGCAGGTGACGCCCCTCCCATTCAAAGTCGGCGGCAACATGCCCGGGCGCTCCATGGGTGAGCGGCTGGTGATCGATCCGAACAAGAACAACATCCTCTTCTTCGGCGCGCGGAGCGGCAACGGGCTCTGGAAGAGCACGGACTACGGAGCGACCTGGAGCAAGGTCACCAGCTTCCCCAACCCCGGTACCTATGTCCAAGACCCCACCAACTCCTACGGGAACGACATCGTCGGGTTGGCCTGGATCACGTTCGATCCACGTACGGGTGCGGCCGGCAGCGCGACGCAGACCCTCTACGTCGGCGTAGCGGACAAGGAAAACAACGTGTTCCGCAGCACGGACGGCGGTGCGACCTGGGAGGCGGTTCCCGGACAGCCCGTCGGCTATCTGCCGCACCATGGAGAGCTGTCCTCCAATGGCAGCCTCTACATCTCCTATAGCGACGGTGTCGGCCCATACGACGGCGCCAAGGGAGACGTGTGGAGGCTCGATACGGCGACAGGCCTCTGGACGAACATCAGCCCCATTCCGAGCAGCAGCTCCGACAACTATTTCGGTTACGGCGGTCTGGCCGTCGATGCGCGCAACCCGAACACGATCATGGTCGCCACGCTGAACTCCTGGTGGCCTGACGCCATCATCTTCCGGAGCAGGGACGGCGGTGCGAGCTGGACCCGGATCTGGGACTGGGATGGTTACCCGAGCCGGAAGCTCCGGTACACGCATGATATTTCGGGCGCTCCGTGGTTGACGATGGGCATTGAACCCATTCCGCCGACTCCCTCCCCCAAGCTGGGTTGGATGATGGGGGATCTCGAGATCGACCCGTTCAACTCCGACCGGATGATGTATGGCACGGGCGCGACCCTGTACGGCACGAACAACCTGACCGCCTGGGATGTGGGCGGCCTGGTGAAGATCTCCGTCATGGCCAGGGGAATCGAGGAAACGGCCGTCATGGAGTTGATCAGCCCTCCGTCTGGCGCGCCGCTCATCAGCGCGCTGGGCGATATCTCCGGCTTCCGCCATGACGACCTGACGACACCGCCTTCCAAGACGATGTCCGTCCCGCAGTGGAGCACGACGTATGGCATCGACTACGCGGAGCTCAACCCGGGCTTCATGGTCCGTGTGGGGATGGCGGACTACGCGTCGGATGCCAATGCCAGGTCGGTGGGCCTCTCCCATGACGGAGGCGCGAACTGGTACAAGGCCAGCTCCGAACCGACCGGAACGAAGGGCGGAGGGACGGTGGCGGTTTCGGCCGATGGCAACTCCATCGTGTGGAGCACGTCGGACGTGGGCGTGTATTACTCGAAGTCGGGCGGCAATGGGTGGACGGCCAGTGCTGGCATCCCGGCGGGGGCGAAGCTCGCGTCCGACCGCGTGAACCCGAGCAGGTTCTACGCCTACTCGGCCGGCAGGTTCTATGTCAGCACCAACGGGGGTGCCACGTTCACCCAGACGGCCGCGGCGGGTCTTCCGAGCAGTGGGGCCGCTTCCCTGAAGGCCGTACCTGGCCGCGAGGGAGATGTCTGGTTCGCTGGCGGCAATGAGAATCCCGGCCCCTACGGCCTGTGGCATTCAACTGATTCCGGAGCCACCTTCACGAAGCTGGCGAACGTGCAGGAGGCCGACGGCATTGGCTTCGGGAAGGCGGCCCCGGGACAGAGCTACATGGCGCTGTACGTCATCGCGAGGATCGACGGTGTGCGCGGCTTCTTCCGCTCGGACGACGCGGGCGCTTCCTGGATCAGGATCAACGACGACCAGCATCAGTATGCGAGGGTCACGACCATCACCGGAGATCCGCGGGTGTACGGCCGCGTGTATGTGGGAACGAACGGCCGCGGCATCGTCTATGGCGAGCCCGTTGGTAGCGGGCCGGTCAATCAGTCGACCATCAACCCGACGAGCGCTTCCTTCGACAAGAAGACGGACAAGCAGGCCGACATTCCGGTGGTGATGACGCTCAATGGGAACACGCTGAGCAGTATCAAGAATGGTACGGCGATCCTCGTGGCCGGTACGGATTACACCCTCTCTGGCTCGACCGTCACTCTCTCGAAGCGCTATCTGGCCAACCAGCCTGTCGGGACCACGAACCTGACGTTCAACTTCAGCGCGGGGACAGCCCCCGTCCTGGCCATCACGGTGATCGATACCACCTCCACGGGCTCGGGGTCCCTCAAGGTGCAGATGTTCAATGGGTCCACCGCGGCGTCGCTCAATACCATCAACCCGAGATTCAAGCTGGTCAACACGGGAACCAGTCCCGTGGCGCTCTCCCAGGTCAAGATCCGGTATTATTACACCATCGATGGAGAGAGGGCCCAGAGCTTCTTCTGTGATTGGTCTCAGGTTGGAGGCTCGAATGTCACCGGAACCTTCGTCAAGATGCCGACGCCAGCGCCCGATGCCGATCATTATCTCGAGATTGGTTTCACGAGCGGGGCGGGCAGTCTCGCGGCCGGGCAGGGCATCGACCTCCAGGTGAGATTCGCGAAGTCCGACTGGAGCAACTATACGCAGGTGGGCGATTACTCCTTTGCTCCAACCGGCACGACGTACTCGGACTGGATGAGAGCACCGGGATACATCTCCGGCGGTCTCCAGTGGGGCATCGAGCCCTGA